A portion of the Pseudopipra pipra isolate bDixPip1 chromosome 1, bDixPip1.hap1, whole genome shotgun sequence genome contains these proteins:
- the TIMM21 gene encoding mitochondrial import inner membrane translocase subunit Tim21, with protein sequence MLPASLGRTCLGRWLLAPRGWALLGTGTGAGMGTASCLRWRHQPPLLLRPARQSIGTQAGGLRAEKPGENSKDVSVQRAQNEETLLSAAQKVKEAGRDFTYFIVVLVGIGVTGGLFYVIFKELFSSSSPNKIYGDALEKCRSHPQVIGAFGDSIKGYGEATRRGRRQHVSHIEYIKDGLKHMRLKFYIEGTESGKQGTVHVEVKENPETGRFEVRYIIVDVDTYPRRTIVIEDNR encoded by the exons ATGCTGCCCGCCTCACTCGGGCGGACATGCCTGGGGAGGTGGCTGCTCGCCCCCCGCGGATGGGCGCTGCTGGGGACGGGGACCGGGGCGGGGATGGGAACCGCGTCCTGCCTGAGGTGGCGGCACCAGCCCCCGCTGCTGCTCCGGCCCGCCCGGCAAAGTATCGGGACGCAGGCgggagggctgagagctgaaAAACCTGGCGAAAATAGCAAAGATGTGTCCGTGCAAAGGGCGCAGAACGAGGAAACGCTGCTGTCGGCTGCTCAGAAAG TGAAAGAAGCTGGAAGAGACTTTACCTATTTTATTGTGGTGCTTGTTGGAATTGGTGTTACAG GTGGTTTGTTCTACGTGATTTTTAAAGAGCTATTCTCTTCTTCTAGTCCAAATAAGATCTATGGAGATGCCTTGGAGAAATGCAGATCTCATCCTCAG GTAATTGGTGCTTTTGGTGACTCTATTAAAGGTTATGGGGAGGCAACAAGAAGAGGAAGACGACAGCATGTCAG TCACATTGAATACATAAAGGACGGATTGAAACATATGCGTTTGAAGTTCTATATTGAGGGCACTGaatcagggaaacagggaacAGTCCATGTGGAAGTCAAAGAG AATCCTGAAACAGGAAGATTTGAGGTCCGCTACATAATTGTGGACGTTGACACCTATCCGAGAAGAACCATTGTCATAGAAGACAACAGATAG